A single Blastocatellia bacterium DNA region contains:
- a CDS encoding 2-isopropylmalate synthase, giving the protein MAERIIIFDTTLRDGEQSPGCSMNVEEKLRMARQLDALGVDVIEAGFPISSDEDFEAVKRIAQEVRRPIIAALARAVREDIERAWQALCYAERPRIHTFIATSDIHLQYKLRKTREQVLEDACRAVRLAKSLCDDVEFSAEDATRTDLDYLCQVIEAVIAEGATTINIPDTVGYTIPSEFATIIRTLRERVPNIDRVTLSVHCHNDLGLAVANSLAAIQAGARQVECTINGIGERAGNAALEEIVMALRVRHDLLPYTTGIHTEQIYKTSQLLSNITGVFVQPNKAIVGRNAFAHESGIHQDGVLKHKLTYEIMTPESVGIKQSTLVLGRHSGRHALQKKFEDMGYRLSRAELDKAYKLFIKLAERKKEVYEEDLLAILQDGLRDIPETYTLRLVQSLAGNPKAATATVVLERGGQTFIQSAAGDGPVAAAYAAIDQITGMKGQLVDYAIRSIGRGAEALGEVFVHVDFEGKVFTGRAASTDIVDASARAYLHAVNKALHARERLAALQAEERAMSLGDASAVES; this is encoded by the coding sequence ATGGCCGAACGCATCATCATCTTCGATACGACCTTGCGGGACGGAGAGCAATCGCCCGGCTGTAGCATGAACGTCGAGGAGAAGCTGCGCATGGCGCGGCAATTGGACGCGCTGGGGGTGGACGTCATCGAGGCGGGCTTCCCCATCTCCTCGGACGAGGATTTCGAAGCCGTCAAACGCATTGCTCAGGAAGTCCGCCGTCCCATCATCGCCGCGCTCGCGCGAGCGGTTCGCGAGGACATCGAGCGCGCCTGGCAGGCGCTCTGTTATGCCGAGCGGCCGCGCATCCACACGTTCATCGCTACGTCGGATATTCATCTGCAGTACAAGCTGCGGAAGACGCGCGAGCAAGTTCTGGAAGATGCGTGTCGGGCCGTGCGTCTGGCCAAAAGTCTGTGCGATGACGTCGAGTTTTCGGCCGAGGATGCCACGCGCACGGATCTCGACTATCTCTGTCAGGTCATCGAGGCCGTGATCGCCGAGGGAGCGACGACGATCAACATTCCCGATACGGTGGGCTATACAATCCCCAGTGAGTTCGCGACGATCATCCGCACGCTCCGTGAGCGCGTGCCCAACATTGATCGCGTCACCTTGAGCGTCCATTGCCATAATGATCTCGGGCTTGCCGTGGCGAATTCCCTGGCCGCCATTCAGGCGGGCGCGCGTCAGGTTGAGTGCACCATCAACGGCATCGGCGAGCGAGCGGGCAATGCGGCCTTGGAGGAGATCGTCATGGCGCTCAGAGTCCGACACGATCTGCTTCCCTATACGACGGGCATCCACACGGAGCAGATTTACAAGACCAGTCAATTGCTCAGCAACATCACCGGCGTTTTCGTGCAGCCGAACAAGGCGATCGTCGGCCGCAATGCGTTCGCGCACGAATCGGGCATCCATCAGGATGGCGTGCTCAAGCACAAGCTCACTTACGAGATCATGACGCCCGAATCGGTCGGGATCAAGCAGAGCACGCTCGTGTTGGGGAGGCATTCGGGGCGCCACGCCTTGCAGAAGAAGTTCGAGGACATGGGGTATCGGTTGAGCCGCGCCGAGCTGGACAAGGCCTACAAGCTCTTCATAAAACTCGCGGAGCGGAAGAAGGAGGTCTACGAGGAGGACTTGCTCGCCATCTTGCAGGATGGGCTTCGCGATATTCCGGAGACTTACACGCTGCGGCTCGTGCAATCGCTGGCGGGAAATCCAAAGGCAGCGACGGCGACGGTCGTCTTGGAGCGCGGCGGGCAGACCTTCATTCAATCGGCGGCCGGGGATGGGCCGGTCGCGGCCGCCTATGCGGCCATTGATCAGATCACGGGGATGAAGGGGCAGCTTGTGGATTACGCGATCCGCTCCATCGGACGCGGGGCGGAGGCGCTCGGCGAAGTGTTCGTCCACGTGGATTTCGAGGGGAAGGTCTTCACGGGACGGGCGGCGAGCACCGATATCGTGGACGCGAGCGCGCGCGCGTATCTGCATGCCGTCAATAAGGCGCTACACGCGCGGGAGCGACTCGCGGCCCTTCAGGCCGAGGAACGGGCGATGTCTTTGGGCGATGCGTCTGCCGTTGAGTCATGA